Proteins encoded by one window of Musa acuminata AAA Group cultivar baxijiao chromosome BXJ2-9, Cavendish_Baxijiao_AAA, whole genome shotgun sequence:
- the LOC135623919 gene encoding AT-hook motif nuclear-localized protein 23-like translates to MGGANLGVTSATSAPSLHLRNTNSADDHCNFHFSRREQELTTTNSSGSNNHLNDDDGHADVQSAGGLEVVEAGAGGGASGNITGRRPRGRPPGSKNKPKPPIIITTESPSALRSHVLEIAGGTDIMDAVATFARRRQCGVCILSGRGVVTNVTLRQPGAPPGVIVLHGRFEILSLSGAFLPEPSPPGATGLTIYLAGGQGQVVGGNVMGELVSLGTVMVIAATFSNATYERLPLEEEEPVAAGAPPGTEAIKLQQSQRGDGGVSTPLYNLPPNLSPNGEMSIEAFGAWASAATPQPPPSY, encoded by the coding sequence ATGGGAGGGGCCAATCTCGGCGTCACCTCTGCGACCTCGGCTCCTTCCCTCCATCTCCGCAACACCAACAGCGCCGACGACCACTGCAACTTCCACTTCAGCAGAAGAGAGCAAGAGCTAACCACCACCAACAGTAGTGGCAGCAACAACCACCTCAACGACGACGACGGCCATGCCGACGTCCAGTCCGCAGGCGGCCTTGAGGTGGTCGAGGCTGGCGCAGGAGGTGGAGCGAGCGGCAATATCACTGGCAGGCGCCCGCGTGGCCGGCCGCCTGGGTCCAAGAACAAGCCGAAGCCACCCATAATCATCACGACAGAAAGCCCCAGCGCGCTCCGATCGCACGTCCTCGAGATCGCGGGCGGGACGGACATCATGGACGCCGTGGCGACCTTCGCTCGCCGGAGGCAGTGTGGTGTCTGCATCTTGAGCGGCCGTGGGGTCGTCACCAATGTCACGCTTCGACAGCCAGGTGCACCGCCGGGGGTCATCGTCCTCCATGGCCGCTTCGAGATCCTCTCTCTTTCCGGGGCGTTCCTTCCGGAGCCATCCCCACCTGGGGCAACCGGGCTCACGATCTACTTAGCCGGCGGCCAGGGGCAGGTGGTGGGAGGTAATGTTATGGGCGAATTGGTTTCATTAGGCACCGTGATGGTGATCGCAGCCACATTCTCGAACGCCACGTACGAGCGTCTACCCCTCGAGGAAGAAGAACCCGTGGCAGCGGGAGCTCCGCCAGGCACAGAGGCAATTAAGTTGCAGCAGAGCCAAAGGGGCGATGGAGGTGTGTCGACGCCGCTGTACAATCTACCGCCGAATCTTTCCCCTAATGGTGAGATGTCCATTGAGGCTTTCGGCGCTTGGGCGTCTGCTGCAACTCCTCAGCCGCCACCATCCTACTAA